In Symphalangus syndactylus isolate Jambi chromosome 14, NHGRI_mSymSyn1-v2.1_pri, whole genome shotgun sequence, one DNA window encodes the following:
- the TTC31 gene encoding tetratricopeptide repeat protein 31 isoform X17, producing the protein MPQKLLVTEEEANRLAEELVAEEERMKQKAEKKRLKKKRQKERKRQERLEQYCGEPKASTTSHGDESPPSSPGNPVQGQCGEEEDSLDLSSTFVSLALRKVGDWPLSARREKGLNQEPQGRGLALQKMGQEEESPPREERPQQSPKAQASPGLLAAALQQSQELAKLGTSFAQNGFYREAVVLFTQALKLNPQDHRLFGNRSFCHERLGQPVWALADAQVALTLRPGWPRGLFRLGKALMGLQRFREAAAVFQETLRDGSQPDAARELRSCLLQLTLQGQRGGIRAPLLSPGALQRLPHAELAPSCLPSLRCPRSTAPKSPGPSPLLHYPSWHYPSCHRSHPNQPFSQTQSRRPHPLQPQDPSEGWDILGLGLQHLPQARGGGIGPS; encoded by the exons ATGCCCCAGAAGCTCCTGGTGACAGAAGAG GAAGCCAACCGCCTGGCTGAGGAGCTGGTGGCTGAGGAGGAGCGCATgaaacagaaagcagagaagAAGCGACTCAAGAAGAAG CGTCAAAAGGAACGAAAGCGACAGGAACGTTTGGAGCAGTACTGTGGGGAGCCCAAG GCCAGCACTACCTCACATGGAGATGAGAGCCCCCCGTCCAGCCCTGGAAACCCAGTTCAGGGACAGTGCGGTGAAGAAGAA GACTCACTGGATCTATCTAGCACTTTTGTGTCTCTAGCTTTGCGCAAGGTTGGGGATTGGCCCCTCAGTGCCCGCAGAGAGAAGGGACTGAACCAGGAGCCCCAAGGCAGAGGCCTGGCCCTCCAGAAGATGGGTCAAGAGGAAGAGAGCCCTCCAAGAGAGGAGAGGCCCCAGCAGAGTCCAAAGGCACAG GCATCTCCGGGACTGCTGGCAGCTGCCTTACAACAGAGCCAGGAACTGGCAA AGTTGGGTACCAGCTTTGCTCAAAATGGTTTCTACCGTGAAGCCGTGGTCCTCTTCACCCAGGCCTTGAAGCTCAACCCCCAGGACCACCG GTTATTTGGAAATCGTTCCTTCTGCCATGAGCGGTTGGGTCAGCCAGTGTGGGCCCTGGCTGATGCCCAGGTGGCCCTTACCCTACGGCCTGGCTGGCCCCGGGGCCTCTTCCGCCTGGGCAAGGCCTTGATGGGACTACAG CGCTTCAGAGAGGCAGCTGCTGTGTTTCAGGAAACTCTGAGAGATGGGTCCCAGCCTGACGCAGCCCGAGAGCTCCGCTCTTGCCTTCTCCAACTCACACTG cAGGGTCAGCGAGGAGGAATCCGTGCACCACTTCTGTCACCTGGGGCCCTCCAGCGACTTCCCCATGCTGAGCTGGCACCCTCATGCCTACCTTCCCTCAGGTGCCCTCGAAGCACTGCTCCGAAGTCCCCTGGCCCATCTCCACTCTTGCATTATCCTTCATGGCATTATCCTTCATGTCACCGAAGCCACCCCAACCAGCCCTTCTCCCAGACTCAGAGTAGAAGGCCCCATCCTCTCCAGCCCCAGGACCCTTCAGAGGGCTGGGACAT
- the TTC31 gene encoding tetratricopeptide repeat protein 31 isoform X18: MPQKLLVTEEEANRLAEELVAEEERMKQKAEKKRLKKKRQKERKRQERLEQYCGEPKASTTSHGDESPPSSPGNPVQGQCGEEEDSLDLSSTFVSLALRKVGDWPLSARREKGLNQEPQGRGLALQKMGQEEESPPREERPQQSPKASPGLLAAALQQSQELAKLGTSFAQNGFYREAVVLFTQALKLNPQDHRLFGNRSFCHERLGQPVWALADAQVALTLRPGWPRGLFRLGKALMGLQRFREAAAVFQETLRDGSQPDAARELRSCLLQLTLQGQRGGIRAPLLSPGALQRLPHAELAPSCLPSLRCPRSTAPKSPGPSPLLHYPSWHYPSCHRSHPNQPFSQTQSRRPHPLQPQDPSEGWDILGLGLQHLPQARGGGIGPS; the protein is encoded by the exons ATGCCCCAGAAGCTCCTGGTGACAGAAGAG GAAGCCAACCGCCTGGCTGAGGAGCTGGTGGCTGAGGAGGAGCGCATgaaacagaaagcagagaagAAGCGACTCAAGAAGAAG CGTCAAAAGGAACGAAAGCGACAGGAACGTTTGGAGCAGTACTGTGGGGAGCCCAAG GCCAGCACTACCTCACATGGAGATGAGAGCCCCCCGTCCAGCCCTGGAAACCCAGTTCAGGGACAGTGCGGTGAAGAAGAA GACTCACTGGATCTATCTAGCACTTTTGTGTCTCTAGCTTTGCGCAAGGTTGGGGATTGGCCCCTCAGTGCCCGCAGAGAGAAGGGACTGAACCAGGAGCCCCAAGGCAGAGGCCTGGCCCTCCAGAAGATGGGTCAAGAGGAAGAGAGCCCTCCAAGAGAGGAGAGGCCCCAGCAGAGTCCAAAG GCATCTCCGGGACTGCTGGCAGCTGCCTTACAACAGAGCCAGGAACTGGCAA AGTTGGGTACCAGCTTTGCTCAAAATGGTTTCTACCGTGAAGCCGTGGTCCTCTTCACCCAGGCCTTGAAGCTCAACCCCCAGGACCACCG GTTATTTGGAAATCGTTCCTTCTGCCATGAGCGGTTGGGTCAGCCAGTGTGGGCCCTGGCTGATGCCCAGGTGGCCCTTACCCTACGGCCTGGCTGGCCCCGGGGCCTCTTCCGCCTGGGCAAGGCCTTGATGGGACTACAG CGCTTCAGAGAGGCAGCTGCTGTGTTTCAGGAAACTCTGAGAGATGGGTCCCAGCCTGACGCAGCCCGAGAGCTCCGCTCTTGCCTTCTCCAACTCACACTG cAGGGTCAGCGAGGAGGAATCCGTGCACCACTTCTGTCACCTGGGGCCCTCCAGCGACTTCCCCATGCTGAGCTGGCACCCTCATGCCTACCTTCCCTCAGGTGCCCTCGAAGCACTGCTCCGAAGTCCCCTGGCCCATCTCCACTCTTGCATTATCCTTCATGGCATTATCCTTCATGTCACCGAAGCCACCCCAACCAGCCCTTCTCCCAGACTCAGAGTAGAAGGCCCCATCCTCTCCAGCCCCAGGACCCTTCAGAGGGCTGGGACAT
- the TTC31 gene encoding tetratricopeptide repeat protein 31 isoform X15: MPQKLLVTEEEANRLAEELVAEEERMKQKAEKKRLKKKRQKERKRQERLEQYCGEPKASTTSHGDESPPSSPGNPVQGQCGEEEDSLDLSSTFVSLALRKVGDWPLSARREKGLNQEPQGRGLALQKMGQEEESPPREERPQQSPKAQEKDLGRLRPQGLLDFAPYPQASPGLLAAALQQSQELAKLGTSFAQNGFYREAVVLFTQALKLNPQDHRLFGNRSFCHERLGQPVWALADAQVALTLRPGWPRGLFRLGKALMGLQRFREAAAVFQETLRDGSQPDAARELRSCLLQLTLQGQRGGIRAPLLSPGALQRLPHAELAPSCLPSLRCPRSTAPKSPGPSPLLHYPSWHYPSCHRSHPNQPFSQTQSRRPHPLQPQDPSEGWDILGLGLQHLPQARGGGIGPS; the protein is encoded by the exons ATGCCCCAGAAGCTCCTGGTGACAGAAGAG GAAGCCAACCGCCTGGCTGAGGAGCTGGTGGCTGAGGAGGAGCGCATgaaacagaaagcagagaagAAGCGACTCAAGAAGAAG CGTCAAAAGGAACGAAAGCGACAGGAACGTTTGGAGCAGTACTGTGGGGAGCCCAAG GCCAGCACTACCTCACATGGAGATGAGAGCCCCCCGTCCAGCCCTGGAAACCCAGTTCAGGGACAGTGCGGTGAAGAAGAA GACTCACTGGATCTATCTAGCACTTTTGTGTCTCTAGCTTTGCGCAAGGTTGGGGATTGGCCCCTCAGTGCCCGCAGAGAGAAGGGACTGAACCAGGAGCCCCAAGGCAGAGGCCTGGCCCTCCAGAAGATGGGTCAAGAGGAAGAGAGCCCTCCAAGAGAGGAGAGGCCCCAGCAGAGTCCAAAGGCACAG GAGAAGGATTTGGGGAGACTGAGACCTCAAGGCCTGCTTGACTTTGCACCCTATCCCCAGGCATCTCCGGGACTGCTGGCAGCTGCCTTACAACAGAGCCAGGAACTGGCAA AGTTGGGTACCAGCTTTGCTCAAAATGGTTTCTACCGTGAAGCCGTGGTCCTCTTCACCCAGGCCTTGAAGCTCAACCCCCAGGACCACCG GTTATTTGGAAATCGTTCCTTCTGCCATGAGCGGTTGGGTCAGCCAGTGTGGGCCCTGGCTGATGCCCAGGTGGCCCTTACCCTACGGCCTGGCTGGCCCCGGGGCCTCTTCCGCCTGGGCAAGGCCTTGATGGGACTACAG CGCTTCAGAGAGGCAGCTGCTGTGTTTCAGGAAACTCTGAGAGATGGGTCCCAGCCTGACGCAGCCCGAGAGCTCCGCTCTTGCCTTCTCCAACTCACACTG cAGGGTCAGCGAGGAGGAATCCGTGCACCACTTCTGTCACCTGGGGCCCTCCAGCGACTTCCCCATGCTGAGCTGGCACCCTCATGCCTACCTTCCCTCAGGTGCCCTCGAAGCACTGCTCCGAAGTCCCCTGGCCCATCTCCACTCTTGCATTATCCTTCATGGCATTATCCTTCATGTCACCGAAGCCACCCCAACCAGCCCTTCTCCCAGACTCAGAGTAGAAGGCCCCATCCTCTCCAGCCCCAGGACCCTTCAGAGGGCTGGGACAT